The Oscillatoria sp. FACHB-1406 genome window below encodes:
- a CDS encoding IS630 family transposase has translation MPKKAYIAPHFSSDELKSKYLKNQDPVESRRWHLLWKVSQGWTVKNAALAVGINYNYGKEILKKYNELGEEGVKNLKNKTLRVRGGKKPLLTDQQLEKLAKELESRPADGGVWTGPKVARWIAQENCVEKVWEQRGWDYLKKLGYSCQRPRPKHKKGDVIEQKEFRQNLPSKVQKLKQQYPEAEIDVWFFDEHRVGLKPILRKVWSPVGERPIA, from the coding sequence ATGCCCAAAAAAGCTTATATAGCCCCTCACTTTAGTTCAGATGAACTGAAAAGTAAATATTTGAAAAATCAAGACCCAGTAGAATCAAGAAGATGGCATTTACTGTGGAAAGTTTCTCAGGGATGGACAGTCAAAAATGCTGCACTCGCCGTAGGAATAAATTATAACTATGGTAAAGAAATCCTGAAAAAGTATAACGAATTAGGTGAAGAAGGGGTCAAAAACTTAAAAAATAAGACTTTAAGAGTTAGAGGAGGGAAAAAACCTTTATTAACTGACCAACAACTTGAAAAATTAGCAAAAGAATTAGAATCAAGACCGGCAGACGGAGGAGTTTGGACGGGTCCAAAAGTAGCTCGCTGGATAGCCCAAGAAAACTGTGTCGAAAAAGTTTGGGAGCAGAGAGGATGGGATTACCTAAAAAAGCTCGGATACTCCTGTCAGAGACCGAGACCAAAACATAAAAAAGGAGATGTTATTGAACAGAAAGAATTCAGACAAAACCTCCCGTCAAAAGTTCAAAAACTAAAACAACAGTATCCAGAAGCAGAAATAGATGTCTGGTTTTTTGATGAACATAGGGTCGGCTTAAAACCGATTCTCAGAAAAGTGTGGAGTCCGGTGGGAGAAAGACCTATCGC
- a CDS encoding glycosyltransferase family 39 protein: MLTILARWLIGGLIFRSLVAYWLYPGFDEAYYYLYSLHLDWSYFDHPVLVALTTGFGVWLTGAVSQFTLRIGPLLLYTASLALLYLTGARLFGRKAAQWAIAIASVIPIFTVGFGILTLPDNPLIFFWTASLYCAACEFFPLSPAPAEKVPEYRPSYRLALLGILVGLTILGKYHGFLLGFGLVVFAVTSDRHRRALFSPWTALSLALLLLTLFPLWYWNWQHDWVSFRFQLSSRFDPKTNTPPAPYNPLNAFLVFLSTIAYLFPTMGIPLCWTSFQATKRIITSQFPAAERETRDKYLLILCVSLPIALGFILLGGKTQILAGWPMPGFWGLTLILGDRAVLWEQQARRQTQRWLWGTVCFMLPIILLLMLHLNLGTLQKPSQYALFGGFIAPESDPSRELIDTKQLQRGFETNPTLQKALTEASFVATNAYYLGGFLGMALIPLKPIPIVCFSEDMRGFASWTKPEQFLGKDGLYVTLKRFHEMPELTQEFSAYFSRFEEIGTVPQMRGGAVTEVWYVYRAVEMLKAYPRSAIDVLSNN, translated from the coding sequence ACTGGAGTTATTTCGACCATCCCGTACTCGTCGCACTGACAACGGGGTTCGGCGTTTGGCTAACGGGCGCGGTATCTCAATTTACCCTGCGGATTGGTCCGCTGCTGCTTTATACGGCGAGTTTGGCGCTGTTGTACTTAACGGGGGCGCGTTTGTTCGGTCGAAAAGCGGCACAATGGGCGATCGCAATTGCCTCCGTTATCCCCATCTTTACTGTCGGTTTTGGCATCCTCACCCTGCCGGACAACCCCCTCATTTTCTTCTGGACTGCGAGTTTATACTGTGCCGCCTGCGAATTCTTCCCACTTTCCCCCGCTCCTGCCGAAAAAGTACCGGAATATCGCCCCAGCTATCGCCTCGCCTTACTCGGAATTCTCGTCGGTTTAACGATTTTAGGGAAATATCATGGCTTTTTGCTGGGCTTCGGACTCGTGGTTTTTGCTGTAACGAGCGATCGCCACCGCCGCGCCCTCTTCTCGCCTTGGACTGCCCTTTCCCTTGCCCTCCTGCTTCTCACCCTCTTCCCACTCTGGTATTGGAACTGGCAGCACGATTGGGTTTCCTTCCGCTTCCAACTCTCCTCGCGTTTCGACCCAAAAACCAATACTCCCCCCGCACCTTATAACCCTCTCAACGCTTTCCTCGTTTTCCTCAGTACAATTGCGTACTTGTTTCCCACAATGGGAATTCCCCTGTGCTGGACTAGCTTTCAGGCAACTAAGCGAATTATTACTTCTCAATTTCCCGCCGCCGAGCGAGAAACTCGCGATAAATACTTACTGATTCTCTGCGTATCCTTACCGATTGCCCTCGGTTTCATTCTCTTGGGCGGGAAGACGCAAATTTTAGCTGGATGGCCGATGCCGGGATTTTGGGGCTTAACCTTAATTCTCGGCGATCGCGCGGTTCTTTGGGAACAACAAGCGCGACGGCAAACGCAACGGTGGTTATGGGGAACGGTTTGTTTCATGCTGCCGATTATCCTGCTGCTGATGTTGCATCTCAACCTGGGAACGCTGCAAAAACCCAGTCAGTACGCGCTGTTTGGCGGTTTCATCGCCCCAGAAAGCGATCCCTCGCGCGAGTTAATCGATACCAAACAGTTGCAGCGCGGTTTCGAGACTAATCCAACCCTCCAAAAAGCCTTAACCGAAGCCAGTTTTGTAGCGACTAATGCTTATTATCTGGGCGGATTTCTTGGCATGGCTTTAATCCCGCTTAAACCGATTCCCATCGTTTGTTTTAGCGAAGATATGCGCGGTTTTGCTTCTTGGACGAAACCGGAGCAATTTTTAGGGAAAGATGGGCTGTATGTTACGTTAAAACGGTTTCATGAAATGCCCGAACTGACGCAGGAGTTTAGCGCTTATTTCAGCCGTTTTGAAGAAATTGGGACGGTTCCGCAAATGCGCGGCGGTGCAGTGACGGAGGTTTGGTATGTTTATCGGGCGGTAGAAATGCTAAAAGCCTATCCGAGATCCGCGATCGATGTTTTAAGTAATAATTGA